CGAGTCCTCTTTGGTGAAGAAGTTGGTGAATTCCATGAGCCGCGCGATGGCCGTGTTGAACGACAGCTTGTCGATGTCCTCGGTCACGGCCTTGATCGCAGCGTGCAGCGTGCGAAGCTGCTCCTCGGTCGGCTCGGCGTCGGTGATCGCGTTGCTCAGCGCCATCGCCTCGGCCCGCTCGTCGATGACGAGCCTCCAGGCTCTGCCCAGGAAATTCCGCACGCCGGCCACGCCGTCCATGTTCCACGGCTTGCTGTCGGGCAGCGGGCCCATGAACATCTCGTACAGCCTGAGCGAGTCGGCGCCGTACTCGCCGACCACGTCGTCCGGGTTGACCACGTTGCCGCGGCTCTTGGACATCTTCTCGTTGTTCTCGCCCAGGATCATGCCCTGGTTCACCAGCTTCTGGAACGGCTCGCGGGTGTGCACCACGCCGCGGTCGTACAGCACCTTGTGCCAGAACCGCGCGTAGAGCAGGTGCAGCACCGCGTGCTCGGCGCCGCCGATGTAGAGGTCGACCGGCATCCACGCCTTCTCGATTTCGGGGTCGATGGCCGCTTCGCTGTTCTTCGGGTCGAGGAACCGCAGGTAGTACCAGCAGCTGCCGGCCCACTGCGGCATGGTGTTGGTCTCGCGTTTGTATTTCACCCCGTCGATGACCGGGTAGAGCCACTCGTCTGGCGCCTTGTCGAGCGGGGGCTCGGGCCGGCCGTGCGGCTTGAAGTCGTCCAGGTGCGGCAGGTCGACCGGCAGGCCTTCCTCGGCCACGGTGTGCACGCGGCCGGTCGGCTGGCCGGCGTCGTTCAGCTCGTGCAGGATCGGGAACGGCTCGCCCCAGAACCGCTGCCGGCTGAACAGCCAGTCGCGCAGCTTGTAGTTGACCGCTTCTTGGCCCAGCCCCTTCTCCGCGAGCCAGGCGGTGATTTTCGGCTTGAACTCGGCGGTCGGCGCGCCGTCGAACTCGCCAGAGTTGATCGCAACGCCCTCGGCCGGGTAGCACATCTCGCCGGCGAGGATCTTCGCCGCGTCTTCCGGCGGGACGGCGCTCGCCGGCTGCACGACGGCTTTGATGGGGATGTTGTACTTCTGGGCAAACTCAAAGTCGCGCTCGTCGTGCGCCGGCACGGCCATGATGGCGCCGGTGCCGTAGCTGATCAGCACGTAGTCGGCGATCCAGATCGGGATCTGCTCGCCGTTAACCGGGTTGATGGCGCAGGAGCCGGTGAACACGCCGGTCTTGTCCTTGGCCAGCTCGGTGCGGTCGAGGTCGCTCTTGAACGAGGCGGCCTTCACGTACGCTTTGACCGCGTCGGCCCGCTCACCCGTGGTCAGCTTCGCGACCAGCGGATGCTCGGGCGCGATCACCATGTACGTTGCGCCGAACAGCGTGTCGGGCCGAGTGGTATAAACGCGCAGCACGTCGTCGGCGGGCTTGGCGGGAAAACCGCCGGGTTCCGCCGGTGATTGAGAT
This genomic interval from Posidoniimonas corsicana contains the following:
- the leuS gene encoding leucine--tRNA ligase encodes the protein MPRYNPATIEPKWQAYWDKEKTFAAPQLPEGDGGKLYALDMFPYPSGDGLHVGHPEGYTATDIVCRAKRMQGVSVVHPMGFDAFGLPAEEHAIKTGEHPRVQTEKNIATFRRQLKILGFSYDWDREIATTDVDYFRWTQWIFLQLYDTWFDKEQQKGRPIAELDIPEDVQELGEDFAARWVDEQRLAYQSEAPVNWCPALGTVLANEEVIDGKSERGGHPVERRPLRQWMLRITAYGDRLESELEGLDWPEGVKALQRNWIGRSVGAEVDFRLAESQSPAEPGGFPAKPADDVLRVYTTRPDTLFGATYMVIAPEHPLVAKLTTGERADAVKAYVKAASFKSDLDRTELAKDKTGVFTGSCAINPVNGEQIPIWIADYVLISYGTGAIMAVPAHDERDFEFAQKYNIPIKAVVQPASAVPPEDAAKILAGEMCYPAEGVAINSGEFDGAPTAEFKPKITAWLAEKGLGQEAVNYKLRDWLFSRQRFWGEPFPILHELNDAGQPTGRVHTVAEEGLPVDLPHLDDFKPHGRPEPPLDKAPDEWLYPVIDGVKYKRETNTMPQWAGSCWYYLRFLDPKNSEAAIDPEIEKAWMPVDLYIGGAEHAVLHLLYARFWHKVLYDRGVVHTREPFQKLVNQGMILGENNEKMSKSRGNVVNPDDVVGEYGADSLRLYEMFMGPLPDSKPWNMDGVAGVRNFLGRAWRLVIDERAEAMALSNAITDAEPTEEQLRTLHAAIKAVTEDIDKLSFNTAIARLMEFTNFFTKEDSRPRACIEPFVLLLSPFAPHIAEEMWLALGHNTSLAYEPWPEFDESRLKQDTIEIPVQVNGKVRSKVHVPAEATQGEALAAAKADEKIADQIAGKEIKKELYVPGRLVNLVVK